ACTGCTTTTTATATACATATGCTTATGAATTATGATACTCTTCCATCCCATAGTTTCTTGCCTCGTATTCGAACATATCATTTTCTGCGAGATGCAGGTCCTCGAGGAAACAGGGTTTGACGTATCAAAACTTCTTAACAAGGATGCATACATCGAGATGATTTTTGGACAGCAGAGAGTAAGATTGTACATAGTGGCTGGGGTGAAAGATGGCACATTATTTGCTCCTCTTACAAAAAAAGAGATAAGTGTATGTCCTTTTCCTCTTTGAGCCTTTGAATTCTAAGTTACTGTTCCTCTGTTTGTTGGTTTATTTTGCTTGATTCTTTCTCCGATTATCTTATGCAAGACGATGCATATAAAATGCCTTATCTATGTGATCTTCAGCTATCCCTTTGTCGTTATTGCAGGAAATAGCGTGGCATGTGATTAACGAGCTTCCGCATGCAAATGCTGACGTCATATCTCGTGGGAGCACTGGCCTCAAGCTCTACATGGTTGCTCCATTTTTAGCGTGAGTATCTTATATCGATATTCTTGATTCCGTTGTTTTTAAGTCTTATCAAGAAATTTTGGGACGAATTTGCAGATCCCTCAAGTCATGGATCTCAATGCATCCACCTGGTGTGTCACCTCGACCAAACAGACCCGCGAAAGGTCACGTCTCATACGCTCTCTTCCGTCTTATGTGAAACTTGGGGCTGCAATCCTAAAATTTCATATCTTGCTCAATCTCACTTGTGCAGGACTTATCGTGTGGAAGGCAAGAAACAGCTCGGGAGGCAGCTCAACAACCGACAGCCAGATGAGTAGAACTGTGGCTGACGTGTACCCTTATGAGGCACGTCCTAGCCGGAGCTTCAGAAACTTCAGATTTGATACTGGCCCGATTTTACAAGCAGTGGACAGTGCCTTCTCTTCTTGAACGGTGAGCAGAGTCCTTGAAACATTGGTTTACATATTTTCTAGGGTTTGTGCTCACGCTGTACGGAGAACTCTTGCTGATCCGAGCCTTTCCGATTCTCTACCATGATCACAAATACCTCCCAATAGACAAATGTGGAAGCATCTGCAGTCATGTTTGCTCGAGTCGAGTGAGATAGCAACAGCATTTCCAATACCGCGCTACAAAGTGTCATGAAGAACGGAATGAAATAGCAAGTAGACAACAACTACGTTTGACCATTTTTTGATCGTACACAACACATTCATTTTCCTATGTTTGTTGAACATGGATGATTGGGACAATTTACTAACACTGATATATCTAATCATATTATTGACAAGCCACAAAGAAGAAGTTCGTTTCTGCATACTACTAAATCAGGTCCTAAGACAACAACAGACATTAAAGCATATACTCTAACATTGCAAGCATAAGAAGTTTTTAACTCTTGAAACCAATAGAATTCCTCCCAGAACAACAGAATAAGTAAACCAAAAGGAGAGACACAGAGAGAGATTAAACAAAAAGCCAAAAACCTAGATAATCCCTTACGGAAAGAAGCTGGCTGTTCCAATATCATATCTTCAGATCTTTCAGGCCTTTGATTTCAACCTCAGCTGGCTCCTGCAGCTTGTTCTGTTCAGCAGACGTCGTCTCTTTGGCTGATGGTGCTGGAGGACTGACATCAACTGTGAGAACTTCAGTTGTGGGTTGGTCGACTTGAACTGTTGGAGCTTCGGAAATTGGTGTCACCGGAGTAGGCTTTGTATAACCAAAAGGGTCCTCAACTAGAACAGGAGAGAATTTGGAGAATGGTGGCTCCTCTACTTGAGGTGTAGCAGGTATGGAAATCCGAGGACCCTCTACTTTAACAGATGGACGCACCACGGACGATAGCTCATCCATCCGTACTGGAGCAGCAAATGCAGGAACAGCTTGTCTGATAGACAC
This portion of the Salvia splendens isolate huo1 chromosome 10, SspV2, whole genome shotgun sequence genome encodes:
- the LOC121750945 gene encoding mRNA-decapping enzyme subunit 2-like, which codes for MSSMNRYAISPPKYALPPQELLDDLCSRFVLNVPKEDQQSFERILFLVEYAHWFYEDNSVENNPSLKSLTLKEFTSLLFNNCNVLKPYVAHIDDIFKDFTSYKVRVPVTGAIILDQTYERCLLVKGWKGTSWSFPRGKKNKDEEDHNCAIREVLEETGFDVSKLLNKDAYIEMIFGQQRVRLYIVAGVKDGTLFAPLTKKEISEIAWHVINELPHANADVISRGSTGLKLYMVAPFLASLKSWISMHPPGVSPRPNRPAKGLIVWKARNSSGGSSTTDSQMSRTVADVYPYEARPSRSFRNFRFDTGPILQAVDSAFSS